The Parashewanella tropica genome window below encodes:
- a CDS encoding EscC/YscC/HrcC family type III secretion system outer membrane ring protein — translation MRTLIGLFFLCFMTGAIAAPLKDIQWQGDPFVMISRGTPLASVLQEFGSNYGIPVVISAKITDQFNGRIQNKTPLQVITQLSRQYGLVWYYNTDVLYVYKTSELENEVLPLNNISTADVTRYLTNAGVLDKKACNIRPAADIASVQLVGVPVCISTVSKLTEKLDASAQQAAVNHEEVKVYKLNYASASDSKYSYRTQDVVVPGLVTVLQEMSKNLKGSANTSTGPTFAADPRQNAIIVKGSTQEQKTYSSIIKQLDVKPIMIEISVSIFDVDASNFNQLGVEWSASAKLGGGSISFNSDGGPSSAGSAGGSFSSVIGNTGSFMVKLNALQRNSKAKVLSRPSVVTLNNVQAVLDKNVTFYTKVSGEKVADLKSVTTGSLLRVTPRMIIDHGHKAVNLVLNIQDGQQGAVVAGSDGLPQVQNSEISTQATLKSGESLLIGGFVQDKDEETKNKLPLLGDLPLVGGLFRSTGHQRQSVMRLFLIKAEPVIQ, via the coding sequence ATGAGAACACTGATAGGATTGTTTTTCTTATGTTTTATGACAGGAGCGATTGCTGCACCGTTGAAGGATATTCAATGGCAAGGGGATCCATTTGTCATGATCAGTCGAGGTACACCTTTAGCCTCAGTGCTTCAGGAGTTTGGTAGTAATTACGGTATTCCTGTAGTGATCAGTGCCAAGATAACCGATCAATTCAATGGTCGAATTCAAAATAAGACTCCTTTGCAAGTGATCACTCAGCTGAGTCGACAATATGGCCTTGTCTGGTACTACAACACGGATGTTCTCTATGTTTACAAAACCAGTGAATTAGAGAATGAAGTGTTACCCTTAAATAATATCTCTACAGCTGATGTGACTCGATATTTAACTAACGCCGGTGTGCTTGATAAAAAAGCGTGTAACATTCGGCCTGCTGCCGATATTGCCAGCGTCCAACTAGTCGGTGTGCCTGTTTGCATCAGTACTGTCAGCAAACTTACTGAAAAACTTGATGCCAGCGCACAGCAAGCAGCAGTCAACCATGAAGAAGTTAAAGTTTATAAACTCAACTATGCTTCTGCCAGTGATTCCAAATACAGTTATCGTACTCAAGATGTCGTTGTTCCTGGCTTAGTTACAGTGCTGCAAGAGATGAGTAAGAATTTAAAAGGCTCTGCAAACACATCTACTGGGCCTACCTTTGCGGCGGACCCTAGGCAAAATGCAATAATAGTTAAAGGCAGTACTCAGGAACAAAAAACCTATTCTTCTATCATCAAGCAGTTAGATGTCAAACCCATCATGATAGAAATTTCCGTATCTATCTTTGACGTTGATGCTTCTAATTTTAATCAACTAGGAGTGGAGTGGTCAGCTTCTGCAAAATTAGGTGGAGGAAGTATCAGCTTTAATTCGGATGGTGGTCCCAGTAGTGCTGGCTCGGCAGGTGGTAGCTTTTCTTCAGTAATAGGAAATACTGGGAGTTTCATGGTAAAGCTAAATGCGTTACAGAGAAACTCAAAAGCTAAAGTGCTATCACGTCCTTCAGTTGTGACTTTAAATAATGTCCAAGCAGTATTAGATAAAAACGTTACCTTTTACACCAAGGTATCCGGCGAAAAAGTGGCGGATTTAAAGTCAGTTACGACAGGTTCATTACTCAGAGTTACACCAAGAATGATCATTGATCATGGTCACAAAGCGGTAAATCTCGTGCTCAATATTCAAGATGGACAACAAGGTGCTGTGGTTGCAGGTAGTGATGGCTTACCTCAGGTGCAAAACTCTGAAATCTCGACTCAAGCAACGTTAAAGTCAGGAGAAAGCTTACTGATTGGGGGATTTGTTCAAGATAAAGACGAAGAGACAAAAAACAAACTACCCTTATTAGGTGACTTACCACTTGTGGGTGGATTGTTTCGGTCAACAGGACATCAACGTCAAAGTGTTATGCGATTATTTTTGATCAAAGCTGAACCTGTAATTCAATGA
- the sctF gene encoding type III secretion system needle filament subunit SctF: MDLSTVVSQLSEMSAQSAKDIQGNMQSGDINDPDKMLKAQFAIQQYSNFVGYESAIIKSIKDMIQGIIAKI; this comes from the coding sequence ATGGACTTAAGTACGGTAGTCAGTCAGTTGTCTGAAATGTCTGCACAGTCAGCAAAAGACATTCAAGGCAATATGCAATCTGGGGACATTAATGACCCAGATAAAATGCTAAAGGCTCAATTCGCGATCCAACAATATTCCAATTTTGTCGGCTATGAGAGTGCCATCATCAAATCAATTAAAGACATGATCCAAGGCATTATCGCCAAAATTTGA
- a CDS encoding TyeA family type III secretion system gatekeeper subunit: MRIDGANTVNLNTQTENQSVNGQVHPAHNTAALAAAEFAEVQAESMQEAMDDIGLGASNFLKKLSSKNQKDETRLNTLEELVANLEGEQAEGMATLASELAALNDGDAILAKVGQMKMDAGNVMLLLATVISSGEMSNQVKEKLRKKLQELLSEEGAELALIAAMEGLPLDQAGLESLKSLYQRAEHGEAGLAKWFSHLKDMPDRRKRIRVLLRALSNSLNEDNTGTDMVKIVTVIDDLRRLLIFMSIEEHCNVLARAFEVKSADVLSISLELIEQSWVYAEWLEGKIKPLILDEERQISFLRRWRDLLLQIPNTCFRDPEQQSHVADAMMDLLDKWCDEE; this comes from the coding sequence ATGAGAATTGATGGTGCTAATACCGTAAACCTAAACACTCAAACTGAAAACCAATCAGTTAACGGTCAAGTGCATCCTGCCCATAATACAGCGGCCTTAGCGGCTGCTGAATTTGCTGAAGTTCAAGCTGAATCCATGCAGGAAGCCATGGATGATATTGGCTTAGGTGCAAGTAATTTTCTAAAAAAACTCTCCAGTAAAAATCAAAAAGACGAAACTCGCTTAAATACTCTCGAAGAGTTAGTCGCTAACTTAGAAGGCGAACAAGCAGAGGGTATGGCGACCTTAGCCAGTGAATTAGCTGCATTAAATGATGGTGATGCCATCTTGGCAAAAGTAGGCCAAATGAAAATGGATGCAGGCAATGTCATGTTATTGCTAGCAACCGTTATCTCATCAGGAGAAATGAGTAATCAAGTAAAAGAAAAGCTAAGGAAAAAGCTTCAAGAATTACTGTCCGAAGAAGGTGCCGAACTGGCCTTGATTGCTGCAATGGAAGGCTTGCCACTGGATCAAGCTGGACTCGAAAGTTTAAAAAGTCTTTACCAGCGTGCAGAGCATGGAGAGGCTGGGTTAGCAAAGTGGTTTAGCCATTTAAAAGATATGCCTGATAGACGTAAAAGGATACGAGTATTACTCAGAGCCTTGTCTAATTCTTTGAATGAGGACAACACTGGCACAGACATGGTGAAAATCGTCACTGTGATCGACGATTTAAGGCGGTTACTGATTTTTATGAGTATTGAAGAGCACTGTAATGTGTTGGCTCGCGCTTTTGAAGTAAAGTCCGCTGATGTGCTGTCAATCAGTTTGGAGTTGATTGAACAATCTTGGGTTTATGCCGAATGGCTGGAAGGCAAAATCAAGCCATTGATATTAGATGAAGAAAGACAGATCAGCTTCCTTAGGCGTTGGCGAGACTTATTACTGCAAATTCCAAATACTTGTTTTCGTGATCCTGAGCAGCAATCACATGTAGCAGATGCCATGATGGATTTGCTGGATAAATGGTGCGATGAAGAATAA
- a CDS encoding ATP-binding protein — protein MSRIPLSELQQQSLIKQFRQNSSTPSNSVKWQGVNNSKSTLLLASIFNPKSKSTYGVTVDIAPIMAKLKHQLERQHVLLLSPNQKLIPSVPTPLKQWLLKQLQLSETSNQIIKNHRTNTLYLISKLNQSDWGLISYFPKQEGNTAAKMFFLNKLPKALGLLFIMTLLLILLFYVLLKRPLARYVDIIRDRKTPALKRHLPTHYGEEFSEIAEAYNELLDNVQRHQQELEFLVEERTHDLLAASKKAELANQRKTEHLTSISHEIRTPLNGILGVQELLLSSHTSPRQTKLIRTAIDCGYSLLSLVNNLLDFSRIEAQEIELKPYRYSTLKIVDEAMSSIASQAQSKGIVLVVTVNKTVPEFAKFDPERVRQILINLLGNAIKFTDSGYISLSITYFKQQIKYRVKDSGNGIKDSELSTIFEPYVQGHHHKIGSGLGLPIARKLARLMGGDIIAKSRIEHGASFSLKIPVEAPESSILLQNSFIPAPNHLHPQLKAWGANPTPPEENQLSAPELQYLPDKLLQYCREIQHDVPHFAQSTLPPLLPWKLKVLVVDDVDINREIMSQMLLELGQSSYTASGANMAIAMGRKHIFDLILMDIRMPDIDGYQATAMWRSDEQILDNACPIFALTANAESFSDEQLTATGINHYLVKPISLRSLNKALELAAEFQLERDVQPTINSEADTPLIDVLQSDLNQKLYSQLTEMLLSLKTSIESKNWQLVSHWLHTLKGTSGLAALKEIEREVSELELILEQQNSLSLPQLKQLNQLIKAVE, from the coding sequence TTGAGTCGTATTCCATTATCAGAATTACAGCAACAATCTTTAATAAAGCAGTTTAGGCAAAACTCATCTACACCGAGTAATTCTGTAAAATGGCAAGGTGTTAATAACTCAAAGTCGACTTTGCTTTTGGCTAGTATCTTCAATCCAAAATCAAAATCCACTTACGGAGTAACAGTCGATATCGCTCCTATTATGGCTAAACTGAAGCATCAACTTGAGAGGCAGCATGTTCTTTTATTGTCTCCTAATCAGAAACTTATTCCTTCTGTCCCTACACCTTTAAAACAATGGCTACTCAAACAGCTTCAACTTTCAGAAACTTCAAACCAGATAATAAAAAATCATCGTACAAATACCCTTTATTTAATTTCAAAACTTAACCAAAGTGATTGGGGCCTAATCAGTTATTTTCCTAAACAAGAAGGGAATACAGCAGCAAAAATGTTTTTTTTGAATAAGCTTCCAAAAGCCTTAGGTTTACTTTTCATAATGACCTTGCTTTTAATACTGCTATTTTATGTTCTTCTGAAACGCCCTTTAGCCAGATATGTAGACATTATTCGTGATAGGAAGACCCCTGCTCTAAAGCGACATTTACCCACTCACTATGGTGAAGAGTTTTCAGAAATAGCCGAAGCGTACAATGAGCTTTTAGATAACGTTCAACGCCACCAGCAGGAACTCGAATTTTTGGTAGAGGAACGTACTCATGATTTATTGGCGGCATCGAAAAAAGCTGAGCTTGCCAATCAACGTAAAACGGAACACTTAACCAGTATCAGCCATGAAATCCGCACTCCTCTAAATGGAATTTTAGGTGTGCAAGAACTATTACTCAGCAGTCACACTTCACCTCGACAAACCAAATTAATTCGAACCGCTATTGATTGCGGCTATTCCTTATTGTCCTTAGTCAATAATTTACTCGACTTTTCTCGGATTGAAGCCCAAGAAATTGAGCTTAAACCTTATCGATATTCAACGCTTAAAATCGTTGACGAAGCAATGTCCAGCATTGCTTCACAAGCCCAAAGTAAAGGTATTGTTCTCGTTGTGACGGTAAATAAAACAGTGCCTGAGTTTGCCAAATTCGATCCAGAAAGAGTTCGACAAATCTTAATCAATCTATTAGGTAATGCCATTAAGTTTACCGATAGCGGCTACATTTCCTTAAGCATCACTTATTTCAAACAGCAAATAAAATACCGTGTAAAAGATTCCGGCAATGGTATTAAAGACAGTGAACTCAGCACCATTTTTGAACCTTATGTCCAAGGCCATCACCATAAGATTGGCTCAGGGTTAGGACTACCCATTGCGAGAAAACTGGCTCGATTAATGGGAGGCGATATTATTGCTAAAAGTCGCATTGAGCATGGCGCTTCGTTTTCTCTAAAGATCCCAGTGGAGGCCCCTGAATCGAGTATTCTATTACAAAACAGTTTTATTCCTGCCCCCAATCATTTACATCCTCAACTCAAAGCGTGGGGAGCAAACCCTACACCTCCAGAGGAAAATCAATTATCGGCTCCTGAGCTGCAATATTTACCAGATAAACTCTTACAGTATTGCCGTGAAATTCAGCACGATGTGCCACACTTTGCTCAAAGTACTCTGCCGCCACTATTGCCGTGGAAATTAAAAGTGTTAGTGGTTGACGATGTCGATATTAATCGTGAGATTATGTCTCAAATGCTGCTTGAGCTGGGTCAATCAAGCTATACGGCTTCAGGCGCTAATATGGCTATAGCGATGGGACGTAAGCACATTTTTGATTTAATTTTGATGGACATTCGTATGCCTGATATTGATGGCTATCAAGCGACAGCAATGTGGCGTAGCGATGAACAAATTCTCGATAATGCCTGTCCAATTTTCGCACTGACCGCTAATGCCGAATCCTTTTCTGATGAGCAACTCACTGCCACTGGCATTAATCATTATTTAGTCAAACCCATCTCATTGCGAAGCTTAAATAAAGCACTTGAATTAGCGGCCGAATTTCAGCTCGAAAGAGACGTTCAACCCACGATAAATTCAGAAGCAGACACACCGTTGATTGACGTATTGCAAAGCGATTTAAATCAAAAGCTATACAGTCAGCTTACTGAGATGTTGTTATCACTGAAGACTTCCATTGAAAGTAAAAATTGGCAACTGGTTAGCCATTGGCTTCACACGCTCAAGGGCACTTCTGGATTGGCGGCATTAAAAGAGATTGAACGTGAAGTATCTGAGTTAGAACTCATTCTTGAACAACAAAACAGTTTAAGCCTTCCTCAACTCAAGCAGCTCAATCAACTGATCAAAGCTGTTGAATGA
- a CDS encoding type III secretion system domain-containing protein, producing the protein MSEDFFSSTSDTGLALRQCFELIWRPMANMHPSWWQKLGVQAWQGKYQPHSTLGHRIETMIVSRAGLIDEPMPTKLNEQDNLLIQRKDKLTELLLVLGLYSLNSPDYLSLKSYREVLQTVLAPEQIQQAWALWPQRPTSKLKPVINDIAEKDIVKTALQVAVIQFSKELTDSIVWRALLMTFPATDTEQLSKPLTAQLKALDKQSISMSRWLTRLERLL; encoded by the coding sequence ATGAGTGAGGATTTTTTTTCATCAACGAGTGACACTGGTTTAGCTTTACGCCAGTGCTTTGAATTAATTTGGCGCCCAATGGCGAACATGCACCCTAGTTGGTGGCAAAAGCTTGGCGTACAAGCGTGGCAAGGAAAATATCAGCCTCACTCAACACTAGGGCATCGTATTGAAACAATGATAGTGAGTCGTGCAGGGTTGATTGATGAGCCCATGCCTACCAAACTCAATGAACAAGATAATTTACTCATACAAAGAAAAGACAAGCTTACTGAATTACTACTGGTGTTAGGTCTTTATAGTTTAAACAGTCCTGATTATTTATCTCTTAAATCCTATCGCGAAGTTTTGCAAACAGTATTAGCGCCAGAGCAAATACAACAAGCATGGGCTCTTTGGCCTCAGCGTCCGACCTCTAAGTTAAAACCCGTGATAAACGATATCGCGGAGAAAGATATCGTAAAAACAGCATTACAAGTTGCCGTCATTCAATTTTCAAAAGAACTTACAGACAGCATTGTATGGAGAGCCCTATTAATGACTTTTCCTGCAACGGATACTGAGCAGTTGTCAAAACCATTAACTGCGCAACTAAAAGCATTAGATAAACAGTCTATAAGCATGTCACGCTGGTTAACTCGATTGGAGCGTCTACTATGA
- a CDS encoding EscG/YscG/SsaH family type III secretion system needle protein co-chaperone, which yields MESEHKKLLVEAALAAANHGLEKESYAIVKVFPDLIEDEEDRRICTSIIYFALNDVSGALEQLQACNSDSGKALYVIFSGSRMNNSGKDVALNQQITTLSE from the coding sequence ATGGAAAGTGAACACAAAAAATTGCTGGTAGAAGCCGCACTTGCTGCTGCAAATCATGGCTTAGAAAAAGAGTCTTATGCCATTGTTAAAGTGTTTCCTGATCTGATCGAAGATGAGGAAGATAGGCGCATTTGTACTAGCATTATTTATTTTGCACTAAATGATGTTTCAGGGGCGCTAGAGCAATTACAAGCTTGTAATAGTGATTCTGGCAAAGCTTTATACGTTATTTTCTCAGGTTCAAGGATGAACAACTCAGGTAAAGATGTTGCGTTAAATCAGCAGATTACCACTTTATCTGAGTGA
- a CDS encoding helix-turn-helix domain-containing protein, translating to MSAIQILLFKQPGKLHRGEEVLEIEANQLIVTSEDVRASAISRDCWLSVFCYPGELHALYNEVSELIDTNNELKHFKVDEIKVIPVYQNLVKVFEQLISNREMLMKFVFIYCLSMDKAYFSILFRYFLAYNDEVLRYIETNFMRPWPVNRFAEDLNVDVRKLNFIFYKNYGVSAKKWLQDRRLSFARQQLLGTDKKIADIALDSGFSNHAHFTDAFKKRYSCCPTTLRSSVN from the coding sequence ATGAGCGCGATCCAAATACTGCTTTTTAAGCAACCAGGAAAGTTACATCGTGGGGAGGAAGTTCTTGAGATTGAAGCCAATCAACTCATTGTGACTTCTGAAGATGTAAGAGCATCAGCAATCAGTCGTGATTGCTGGTTGAGTGTATTTTGCTATCCGGGAGAATTACACGCTCTCTATAACGAAGTATCAGAGCTGATTGATACAAACAATGAGTTGAAGCACTTCAAGGTAGATGAAATAAAAGTAATTCCTGTATACCAGAATCTAGTTAAAGTGTTTGAGCAGCTCATTTCTAACCGTGAAATGCTAATGAAGTTTGTATTCATTTATTGCCTTAGCATGGACAAAGCTTATTTCTCTATCTTATTCAGATACTTTTTAGCTTATAACGATGAAGTATTGCGTTATATAGAAACTAATTTTATGAGGCCTTGGCCTGTTAATCGCTTTGCTGAAGATTTAAACGTAGATGTGAGGAAACTCAATTTTATCTTTTATAAGAACTATGGCGTCTCGGCCAAAAAGTGGTTGCAAGATAGGAGGCTTAGTTTTGCTAGGCAGCAGTTGTTAGGAACCGACAAAAAAATCGCTGATATTGCTTTAGACAGTGGCTTTAGTAATCACGCACATTTTACCGATGCATTTAAAAAGCGATATTCCTGTTGTCCAACTACACTTAGAAGTAGCGTGAATTAA
- a CDS encoding secretion protein EspA yields the protein MGTNNISGLGGALKTSFEQSESDHFDGGATLSGDSVFSNGINTLYNNMNMFSEQANDKYKMLTAKANFSRDAHTMSNEVDEQISDLSHQGSDATVALQPDILDFARQANLTVDGMGIDDYIKKHGGKLNNTQLTAVKNALDTASNKASDFVSQQQLQLQKILQTYNVLVSLINSMQTLLSEMNKSIAQNIR from the coding sequence ATGGGGACGAATAATATTAGTGGCCTTGGAGGCGCATTAAAAACAAGCTTTGAACAATCAGAGTCGGATCACTTTGATGGTGGAGCCACCCTTAGCGGGGATTCTGTCTTTTCGAATGGTATTAATACCCTTTACAACAACATGAACATGTTTTCTGAACAGGCTAATGACAAATACAAAATGCTCACGGCTAAAGCCAATTTCTCTCGTGATGCACATACGATGTCTAACGAAGTTGATGAACAAATTTCGGATCTCAGTCATCAAGGTAGCGATGCTACCGTTGCTTTACAACCTGATATTTTAGATTTTGCTCGCCAAGCTAACCTTACCGTAGATGGAATGGGCATTGACGATTATATTAAAAAACACGGTGGCAAGCTTAACAATACCCAGTTAACAGCCGTTAAAAACGCCCTTGATACCGCTTCAAATAAAGCTTCAGATTTTGTCTCTCAGCAACAGTTACAACTGCAAAAAATTCTGCAAACTTATAACGTGCTCGTTAGCTTAATCAATAGCATGCAAACTTTACTTTCAGAGATGAATAAAAGTATCGCCCAGAATATTCGCTAA
- the sctI gene encoding type III secretion system inner rod subunit SctI, whose amino-acid sequence MPNLETIRQLAEINKNKQLTKDEPKANHQLAAKFQELLNMGSGDLKQAAQLEANGNDNELINKLGNPDPLQANKLGHSMSPLAALEGQRHITKAVIEVDLFAKIAGSLSQSINKLASMQ is encoded by the coding sequence ATGCCTAACTTAGAAACAATAAGACAACTTGCTGAAATCAATAAAAATAAACAGCTTACAAAGGATGAACCAAAAGCTAATCACCAGCTTGCGGCTAAATTTCAAGAATTACTAAATATGGGCTCAGGTGATTTAAAGCAAGCCGCTCAATTAGAAGCGAATGGAAATGACAACGAGCTGATCAATAAATTGGGTAATCCAGATCCACTTCAAGCTAATAAGTTAGGGCACAGCATGTCGCCACTTGCCGCTTTAGAAGGGCAGCGTCACATTACAAAAGCCGTTATTGAGGTTGATTTATTTGCCAAAATAGCGGGTTCATTATCTCAATCCATCAACAAGTTGGCGAGCATGCAATGA
- the sctJ gene encoding type III secretion system inner membrane ring lipoprotein SctJ, producing MRIRFLLLLPLILVLAGCKVELYRNLSQEEANQMVALLRLNDIGATTKIDDKSGMATLMIDEHKFINAVALLRQNGLPRPKYANIEDLFPSGQLVTSPAQEEAKIAFLKEQQLERTLSNIEGVISARVSIAEPTQEDQFQTQQQKSASVYIKYSPQANLSTQENEIKSLVQNAVPGLSYERITVFLQAANYGYQSAPPLKDEDMWSEVVSVIEENKMPAVIGLSLIFLLSLVGVMWIRRRS from the coding sequence ATGAGAATTCGATTTTTATTACTTTTACCGCTTATTCTTGTACTCGCTGGATGTAAAGTTGAGCTTTATCGTAATTTATCTCAGGAAGAGGCGAACCAAATGGTGGCCTTGTTGAGGTTGAATGATATTGGTGCTACGACAAAGATTGACGATAAATCGGGTATGGCTACCTTGATGATTGATGAACACAAATTCATCAATGCTGTGGCGTTATTAAGGCAAAATGGTTTACCAAGGCCCAAATATGCCAACATTGAGGATTTATTTCCATCGGGTCAATTGGTTACTTCGCCAGCTCAAGAAGAAGCAAAAATTGCTTTCTTAAAAGAGCAGCAACTGGAACGAACTTTATCCAATATTGAAGGGGTGATCAGTGCCAGAGTTTCAATCGCTGAGCCGACTCAAGAAGACCAATTTCAAACCCAGCAGCAAAAATCAGCTTCGGTTTACATCAAGTATTCTCCACAGGCTAATTTATCGACTCAAGAAAATGAGATTAAAAGTTTGGTTCAAAATGCTGTACCTGGTTTAAGTTACGAACGCATAACTGTGTTCTTGCAAGCGGCCAATTACGGCTATCAGTCTGCTCCACCTCTTAAAGACGAGGATATGTGGTCAGAAGTTGTCTCTGTTATAGAAGAAAATAAAATGCCAGCCGTTATTGGTTTGTCATTGATTTTCTTGCTGAGTCTAGTTGGGGTTATGTGGATACGAAGAAGGTCTTAG
- the sctD gene encoding type III secretion system inner membrane ring subunit SctD: protein MPSKFKILWLNGPLSGRQLVIPEGTFTVGEDGDVLAVLDKVKLIEFNVGEEKVELITQAPVWIDGIKPDEAITEIPLGSVIEIEGIAFILGLGTEDIQKQDIPKRKLTKKRASNLLLIGLSTFSAILILVLLIDPVEAPQHEVTPQEWVSQRLTLNELDGIKAIWSDNGVVTFNGFCDDSRKLAQFIEEVKNHGILFVEHAECTDQLVTDVRQVLGQSGFKNVTVTQDPTPGSVTITGAIQAGEEWDKAVKMLKSISGLMSWHVVNQSGVQLQTLIDELRKQNLLANLMLTQLDEAIVITGEVDRKVEEQVMKAARSLKPIQQSGTKLVFQNIPVRNEVNRILTSAIVSFGGSRDDPFIELENGVRLSQGSEIASGYVIKFIDINGIDLSKSGQVIHIPLLL, encoded by the coding sequence ATGCCGTCAAAATTCAAAATATTATGGTTAAACGGTCCACTTTCAGGACGACAACTAGTTATTCCTGAAGGTACATTTACTGTTGGGGAAGACGGTGATGTGCTGGCGGTATTGGATAAAGTTAAACTCATTGAATTTAATGTTGGTGAGGAAAAGGTTGAACTTATCACACAAGCGCCAGTTTGGATTGATGGAATAAAGCCAGATGAAGCCATTACTGAAATCCCTTTAGGCTCAGTCATCGAGATTGAAGGCATTGCTTTTATTCTAGGGCTCGGTACTGAAGATATTCAAAAGCAGGACATTCCTAAACGTAAACTTACCAAAAAGCGTGCTTCAAATTTATTATTGATAGGGTTATCAACGTTTTCGGCGATATTAATTTTGGTGTTATTAATCGATCCAGTTGAAGCACCTCAGCATGAAGTTACTCCTCAGGAGTGGGTCTCACAGCGTCTAACATTAAATGAGCTTGATGGCATCAAAGCTATTTGGTCAGACAATGGTGTTGTTACCTTCAATGGTTTTTGTGATGACTCAAGGAAGTTAGCCCAATTTATTGAAGAAGTGAAAAACCATGGCATTTTATTTGTGGAACATGCTGAATGTACTGATCAACTGGTGACGGATGTTAGACAAGTTCTCGGGCAAAGTGGCTTCAAAAATGTCACGGTGACACAAGATCCGACTCCAGGCAGCGTTACCATAACCGGTGCTATTCAAGCCGGAGAAGAATGGGATAAAGCCGTTAAAATGCTTAAGAGCATTTCAGGGTTAATGAGTTGGCATGTAGTGAATCAATCTGGTGTCCAATTGCAAACCTTAATAGATGAGCTTCGCAAACAAAATCTGCTGGCTAATTTGATGTTAACTCAACTGGATGAAGCGATTGTAATCACTGGCGAAGTGGACCGTAAAGTAGAAGAACAGGTGATGAAAGCGGCTCGTTCATTAAAGCCTATCCAACAAAGCGGCACAAAATTAGTATTTCAAAATATCCCTGTTCGCAATGAAGTGAATCGAATTTTAACGTCCGCCATTGTGAGTTTTGGCGGCAGTCGGGATGACCCCTTTATTGAACTTGAAAACGGAGTCAGGCTATCTCAAGGCAGTGAAATCGCCAGTGGATATGTCATCAAGTTTATCGATATTAACGGAATTGATTTAAGTAAGAGTGGGCAAGTGATTCACATACCACTACTGCTATAA
- a CDS encoding type III secretion protein produces MSAFMINVEPCEVLRSESRLVTAESLQQSVELQDMERQVKERIQDALQQAHQQREQARAESEQLLKQAELQAQENLEQWQQQAQESVIAEVVQWVKDEAEFTEQLLHDLQPKIAEQIQRVITQWAGEQENTTLIAQRLTQEVVEKVGEGVLTLSVSAEDEPKLSELLSDTFTIKVDPHLGAGCAELHSKALTARIDLEQHLSTLLEVFISKSATEHHDEPKEEQEAQPQESEIQAES; encoded by the coding sequence ATGAGTGCCTTTATGATCAATGTTGAACCATGTGAAGTATTACGAAGTGAAAGTCGACTCGTCACAGCAGAGTCATTGCAACAGTCTGTTGAATTGCAAGATATGGAAAGGCAAGTGAAAGAGCGTATACAAGACGCGCTTCAACAGGCCCATCAACAACGAGAGCAAGCTAGAGCTGAATCAGAACAGCTGCTAAAACAAGCTGAATTACAAGCACAAGAAAACTTAGAACAGTGGCAGCAACAAGCTCAAGAAAGCGTTATTGCTGAAGTGGTGCAGTGGGTAAAAGATGAAGCTGAGTTTACTGAACAACTATTACACGACTTACAGCCTAAAATTGCTGAGCAGATCCAAAGGGTTATCACTCAATGGGCCGGTGAGCAGGAAAATACAACATTGATAGCGCAAAGGCTGACTCAAGAAGTTGTGGAAAAAGTAGGAGAAGGTGTGTTGACCTTATCAGTGTCCGCGGAAGATGAGCCTAAGTTATCCGAGCTATTAAGTGATACATTCACAATTAAAGTCGATCCTCATTTAGGGGCAGGTTGTGCAGAGCTACACTCAAAAGCCCTAACTGCTCGAATTGATTTAGAGCAGCACTTATCGACCTTATTAGAGGTGTTTATTAGTAAGTCGGCCACTGAACACCATGACGAGCCTAAGGAGGAGCAAGAAGCTCAACCTCAAGAGAGTGAGATTCAAGCTGAATCTTAA